The Thermoplasmata archaeon genome contains the following window.
CTGAATTTAAAAAGTTTCATGCCATTATTTTTAAATAATGTTTGAATCTCTGAATATGTTATATAATTTCTAAATGTCTTATATAATGTGAAATAATCTTTTAGTTTTTTCCGGTTTAGAAATAATATTAAACTGGTAGGCATTATTGCTAAATAAACATAGAAGAAATATCTTAAAATATTGTCTGGTTTACCGAGATCTACTAAAACTAATAACCCATCTTTTTTTATTACTCTGGCTAGCTCAGAAGAAGCTTTTTTAAAATCAATGGCATCTCTAAATGAAAAACCACACATAACAGCATCAAAATAAGAGTCTGCAAATGGTAAGTTTTCAAATGTTCCATTCACTTTTTCAATCTTGCTAGAATCTATGGAAATATTGTCTAATAAAAATTTATTTGGGTCTAGCATTACTATCTTTTTTGGATTTATTTCAAGTAATGCAATTTTGGACATTATGCCGGGCCCACAACCTGCATCTAGTACTAGAGAGTTTTCAGGAATATTTTTAATAGCCTCTAACCTAAGTGCTATATCATTGCCTAAAGACATAAAATGGTTCATTTTATCGTATTCACTGAATATAGACGTAAATGCGTTTTCAAGTCTTATCCAATCTTTTTCTTTAATAGTCTCACGCTCTCTTAATATGATAAAAGAGAGATGCTATTTAAATGGTTTTATGTTTATGCCAGAATCTGTAACTTCATA
Protein-coding sequences here:
- a CDS encoding class I SAM-dependent methyltransferase, coding for MILRERETIKEKDWIRLENAFTSIFSEYDKMNHFMSLGNDIALRLEAIKNIPENSLVLDAGCGPGIMSKIALLEINPKKIVMLDPNKFLLDNISIDSSKIEKVNGTFENLPFADSYFDAVMCGFSFRDAIDFKKASSELARVIKKDGLLVLVDLGKPDNILRYFFYVYLAIMPTSLILFLNRKKLKDYFTLYKTFRNYITYSEIQTLFKNNGMKLFKFRKILMGGLIYMIWRKE